The proteins below are encoded in one region of Oncorhynchus kisutch isolate 150728-3 linkage group LG14, Okis_V2, whole genome shotgun sequence:
- the LOC109903201 gene encoding protein LBH — MTEVMNTQEPVIKDFSVAGAASGDQGISFQIFPDTHERNPKLSKRLPSIVVEPSDGGNVESGELRWPPMDPNSVEAPGGMQPHKHTPLQTTQDQAADEDLNHGVQDSSEVVYGAVVEESN, encoded by the exons ATGACTGAGGTGATGAACACACAGGAACCTGTGATAAAGGACTTCAGTGTAGCTGGAGCAGCATCAGGGGATCAGGGCATATCCTTTCAG ATTTTCCCAGATACCCATGAGCGGAATCCCAAGCTGTCCAAGAGACTTCCCTCTATTGTGGTGGAGCCCTCTGATGGGGGCAATGTGGAAAGCGGGGAGCTCCGCTGGCCCCCTATGGATCCCAACTCTGTAGAGGCCCCAGGCGGGATGCAGCCCCACAAACACACTCCTCTTCAGACCACACAGGACCAGGCCGCAG ATGAAGATCTGAATCACGGGGTGCAGGACAGCAGTGAAGTGGTGTATGGGGCCGTAGTGGAGGAATCTAACTGA
- the LOC109904555 gene encoding protein AHNAK2-like — MCDCFNLGFPNWHGSLGTGSGRRLKGPEPDTVDDSICEESSEFIEGERPRPQGSSPVDEYPETDKYKDSDKQGGGGSGKKGKRGFGSLFEKRSPAKMSQLESPESGVIVKMAKETCAEGLVVSGGKEGIFIKEVRPESPASKLLSLHEGDQILSATVYFDDVTYEDALQILEHAQPYKMELLLKRKPIKTSTLESEPALEIIQQSISYSLFVILQVEEGSSPEMRGHSKTKRHGDRISWPKFPSFSKSQKSHFKRSHSTSEADDKRKLELSPTTSDTESPIKSQEAVKGKTKKHKIKLSSMKMKGRKSMSVEQPDQDIDILTVERVEGMENQQSQDDIHSPDGLESASVDISQVYVLESESEKIEPTKMRNECIIPDLAGSEMKKHKVELISLDKTLKTTDITVALADQESPSTKKSPEGKTKKKENKERSELKFTFKGNEKKDKHKQNIPVKVSLKNLKTPRTDMITSDLSAHDNTLLSPTVVSHTELEECQLPIDINTQVIINESSGKTLPSTDKEMSMPKVDICLDMSDIGFIRKSPQIGQEQHLKETYVKTDVNAQEISIHAKVISITMEPDSQMEIQASKLPTERSIDDVLAQIGTGSAPKFKLQRVDPADFVTDKPIKMTDVKIVEKDVKGLTVEDKGLRILPSREDIEIPGIEDASLTSTKAPVIKQPKTAFTLPVEEIQAQTVQMVIDVDRVKEAVSKLPGFKLPQGDIAGLPAHQQITMTDVNAERVDATLSKITDIKAQLDTYAKKTDINALPEKLSRSSVTTFKLPKTQLFDLGAHEPITMTEIDHTKTKQEAGKTNEDEIQIELHKRENIEKAGMETIQQKGTPNKVEKEKETGEILEPKLAVPVPEGPTITSEERNRIPATYTKGLDKKSKKANISMPRFGITQTDIRFSDIGIGLPKRDTSVEKKDEVKDESNALHLEMKMSEAEIKLSKVPDSEYSTIKTHVTDLQTPTIRTLSSETMLEVPSSDIEEAVMGIDVQSVDVGRGDIQIPDVEAEVPSVEVEIPETVYKDIDVKMKKRQMSFPKFGVKAPGIDVGVLKPDISLPEGNMEVKLPEVEIEVPKLQVEVKDTRFKIPTLKFPKFGAVAPIVTVELPDVDKDIKLHGTESPEPKLSISGKVHEVDFEKQSDFKKSSVKIPSIDVDVKTKGLELEGQGSKFKLPNQGISLTKVKGPEIDLGVSKKDIDVTLPETNMEIQPPDVELKVSSGEVQMPERAATEIDVKVKKPRISFPGLGFSKPEVCEVDVSLPKVNISLPEGNVGVKKSEVEMTAPEIQVEMKHDIELEGQGSKFKLPKFGISMPKVKGPEIDLGLSKKVIDVTLPEDKVEVQPPDVEIEVPSGQVQMPEGAATEIDVKMKKPRKSFGWFSKPEVKAPEVDVSLPKVGILLPEGKVKFKEPEVEFKAPESQVEVEHDIELHGQGSMFKLPKFGISLPKVKGPEFDLSISKTDVDVNLPERRAVQLPDVEVGVPSVKVEKPEAVSKDIDVKLKKPRMSFPKFGFSKPEVKAPEVDVSLPEVDISLPEENVEVKEPEMEIEAPEIQIEVKDTVGSPSRFKMPTLKFPQFGAAAPNITVEVPDVDKDVKVHGSEIPELKLTMSAINIEKPSVDLKGPSIDVDVKSKILDIVTLPEASVEVQPPSTELKVPSGKGEIPEGVATEIDVKMRKPRMSFGWFSKPEVKAPEVDVSLPKGDISLPEEKVEVKESEVEIKAPEIQVEMKHGIELEGQGSKFKLPKFGISLPKVKGPEFDLSISKTGVDVNLPERRADHLPDFEVGVPSVEVEIPEAVSKDIDVKLKKPRMSFPKFGFSKPEVKAPEVDVSLPEVDISLPGENVEVKEPEMEIEAPEIQVEVKDTVGSTSRFKMPTLKFPQFGAAAPNITVEVPDVDKDVKVHGSEIPEPKLTMSAINIEKPSVDLKGPSIDVDVKSKRLDIVTLPEASVEDQPPSTELKVPSGKGEIPEGVATEIDVKMRKPRMSFGWFSKPEVKASEVDIRLPKGDISLPEVKVEVKESEVEIKSPEIQVEMKHGIELEGQGSKFKLPKFGISLPKVKGPEFDLSISKTNVDVNLPERRADRLPDVEVGVPSVEVEIPEAVSKGIDVKLKKPRMSFPKFGFSKPEVKAPEVDVSLPEVDISLPEERVEVKEPEVEIEAPEIQIEVKDTVGSPSRFKMPTLNFPQFGAAAPNITVEVPDVDKDVKVHGSEIPELKLTMSAINIEKPSVDLKGPSIDVDVKSKILDIVTLPEASVEVQPPSTELKVPSGKCEIPEGVTTEIDVKMRKPRMSFGWFSKPEVKAPDVDVSLPKGDISLPEVKVEVKESEVEIKSPEIQVEMKHGIELQGQGSKFKLPKFGISLPKVKGPEFDLSISKTDVDVNLPEKRADQLSDVEVGVPSVEVEKPEAVSKDIDVKLKKPRMSFPKFGFSKPEVKAPEVDVSLPEVDISLPGENVEVKAPEMEIEAPEIQIEVKDTVGSPSIFKMPTLKFPQFGAAAPNITVEVPDMDKGIKGHGSEIPELKLTMSAMNIEKPSVDLKGPSIDVDVKSKTLEIVTLPEASVEVQPPRIELKVSSGEVEMPEGAATEIDVKMKKPRMSFGWFSKPEVKSPEVDVSLPKVDICLPEGKVEVKEPEVEMTAPEIQVEVKHDIELEGQGSKFKLPKFGISLPKVKGPEMDFSVSKKVIDVTLPENQVEVQPPDVDIEVPSGEIEMPDGAATGIDVKMKIPQMSFGLFSKPEVKPPEIDVSRPKVDISLSEGNVEVKEPEVEMKAPESQVEMKHEDLSVDGKLETSEMGFKMATFKFPKFGATSKDVVDVSDTEKDIKVPGVEIIDQLLGASLQIDLPEHGDTVDIKGSREVQLHDAGSERPSVKGGMAIAEVYVHEVEVSKLTIDDKGHGSPSKGQGSPSKFKLPTFKMPRLSISKSKPENEHDDINPNVILENYEIQVKPQGPEKSPKLTLTTFGEVLRSIDVEFDVPKLEEVEEKLTGSREDITASGKTKLNAQTSVETQSVHKEEEAKEKSKFGWVKFPTFGLSSPSESAKILEKDTSEKGGSEKSPDSVEQDASLTFSVHSSDAFADISSTVTSEQFGPPLASPTKVTVKYSDSIATEVQGDVITSTARTTLIAFEPYLADKVTIPMSSGVSSSSVDTLKLESGTHVSTSNIQAIPDTQKATLLTDFGLPTGTTGVSSASWSVDDTNKTQSDGQTVIERHVVREMSGTDKETVFITQKMTHVFVAEPISDETASSIKQIKDTMQSEKITFFDGAELE, encoded by the exons GGTCCGGACGAAGGCTGAAGGGACCAGAGCCTGACACGGTGGATGATTCA ATATGTGAAGAGTCATCTGAGTttatagagggggagagacctcGCCCTCAAGGATCCTCCCCTGTAGATGAATACCCTGAGACTGACAAATACAAGGACAGTGATAAACAG GGTGGAGGTGGGAGTGGCAAAAAAGGAAAGAGAGGTTTTGGGTCCCTGTTTGAAAAGCGCTCCCCTGCCAAGATGAGTCAACTGGAG AGCCCAGAGTCAGGAGTGATTGTGAAAATGGCAAAAGAGACATGTGCCGAGGGCCTCGTTGtaagtggagggaaggagggaatctTCATCAAAGAAGTGAGGCCAGAGTCACCAGCCTCAAAGCTTCTTAGTCTACATGAGG GTGATCAGATACTCAGTGCCACTGTGTATTTTGACGATGTTACATATGAAGATGCTCTACAGATATTGGAACATGCCCAGCCTTACAAGATGGAGTTACTTCTGAAACGCAAACCAATAAAGACATCCACACTTGAGAGTGAACCAGCCCTTGAAATCATCCAA CAATCAATCAGCTATTCACTTTTTGTTATCCTACAGGTGGAAGAAGGTTCCTCTCCGGAAATGAGGGGACATTCAAAGACAAAAAGGCATGGTGACCGAATCTCTTGGCCCAAGTTCCCCTCCTTCAGCAAAAGTCAAAAGTCCCATTTTAAGAGGTCTCACAGTACTTCAGAGGCAGATGATAAGAGGAAGCTGGAGCTTAGCCCTACAACAAGTGACACAGAGTCGCCAATAAAATCTCAGGAGGCTGTCAAGGGCAAGACAAAGAAGCATAAGATAAAGTTATCAAGCATGAAGATGAAGGGCCGCAAGAGCATGTCTGTTGAACAGCCggaccaggacatagacatactAACTGTAGAACGTGTAGAGGGTATGGAAAATCAACAGAGTCAAGATGACATACACTCACCAGATGGTCTAGAGAGCGCATCAGTAGATATATCTCAAGTATATGTGTTAGAATCAGAATCTGAAAAAATTGAACCCACCAAGATGAGAAATGAATGTATTATTCCAGACCTGGCAGGCTCTGAAATGAAAAAACACAAGGTAGAACTCATTAGTCTGGACAAAACTTTGAAAACCACAGACATAACAGTTGCTCTTGCTGATCAAGAAAGTCCCTCAACCAAGAAATCTCCAGAGGGAAAGACAAAGAAGAAAGAGAATAAAGAGAGGTCAGAACTAAAGTTTACATTCAAGGGAAATGAGAAAAAAGACAAACACAAGCAAAACATACCAGTAAAAGTATCACTAAAAAACCTGAAGACACCAAGAACAGATATGATAACATCTGATCTGTCTGCACATGACAATACATTGCTGAGCCCAACTGTAGTATCACATACTGAGCTGGAGGAGTGTCAACTCCCAATTGATATCAACACTCAAGTAATCATCAATGAGAGTTCAGGGAAAACCCTACCCTCCACTGATAAGGAAATGAGCATGCCAAAAGTAGACATCTGCCTTGACATGTCAGATATAGGATTTATCAGGAAATCCCCTCAGATTGGACAAGAACAACACTTGAAAGAAACATATGTTAAAACTGATGTGAATGCACAGGAAATTAGCATACATGCTAAGGTCATCAGTATTACAATGGAACCAGACTCGCAGATGGAAATACAAGCTTCAAAGTTACCTACAGAGAGAAGCATTGATGATGTTTTAGCACAAATTGGTACAGGATCTGCTCCCAAATTCAAACTGCAGAGGGTGGACCCTGCTGACTTTGTAACTGACAAACCCATAAAAATGACAGATGTGAAGATTGTAGAAAAGGACGTGAAAGGCCTTACGGTTGAGGATAAGGGGTTAAGGATACTTCCAAGCCGTGAGGATATTGAGATCCCAGGCATAGAAGATGCATCATTAACTAGCACCAAGGCCCCAGTGATAAAACAGCCTAAAACAGCATTCACTCTTCCTGTTGAAGAAATCCAGGCGCAGACTGTACAGATGGTTATAGACGTTGATAGAGTTAAAGAAGCTGTCTCCAAATTGCCAGGGTTCAAGCTGCCGCAGGGTGACATTGCAGGCCTGCCTGCTCATCAACAAATCACAATGACAGACGTGAATGCAGAAAGAGTAGATGCCACCCTATCTAAAATCACAGACATAAAGGCACAGTTGGACACTTATGCCAAAAAGACTGACATAAATGCTTTACCAGAAAAGTTGAGCAGGAGCTCAGTTACCACATTCAAATTGCCAAAGACCCAACTTTTTGATCTAGGTGCTCATGAACCTATTACTATGACAGAAATTGaccatacaaaaacaaaacaggaaGCTGGAAAGACCAATGAGGATGAAATCCAAATTGAACTCCATAAAcgagagaacatagagaaagcTGGAATGGAAACTATACAACAAAAAGGAACTCCCAACAAAGTGGAAAAGGAAAAAGAGACTGGTGAAATTCTGGAGCCTAAGTTGGCAGTACCAGTACCTGAGGGGCCAACCATCACATCTGAGGAGAGAAATCGTATACCTGCCACTTACACTAAAGGATTAGATAAGAAGTCAAAGAAAGCAAATATTTCAATGCCTAGGTTTGGAATAACACAAACGGATATTAGATTCTCAGACATTGGGATTGGACTACCAAAAAGAGACACCTCGGTGGAAAAGAAGGATGAGGTCAAAGATGAAAGCAATGCATTGCACCTTGAAATGAAAATGTCAGAGGCTGAAATTAAACTCAGCAAAGTACCAGATTCTGAATATTCCACTATCAAAACTCATGTGACAGACCTTCAAACACCTACAATACGAACTTTAAGCTCAGAAACAATGCTAGAGGTACCTTCATCTGACATTGAAGAAGCAGTTATGGGCATTGATGTCCAATCTGTTGATGTCGGGAGAGGAGACATCCAAATACCGGATGTTGAAGCCGAAGTACCCTCCGTTGAAGTTGAAATACCAGAAACAGTTTATAAAGATATTGATGTGAAAATGAAAAAACGACAGATGTCATTCCCCAAATTTGGAGTTAAAGCCCCAGGgattgatgttggtgtgctaaAACCAGACATCTCTCTTCCCGAGGGAAACATGGAGGTCAAATTGCCTGAGGTGGAAATTGAAGTTCCAAAGCTTCAAGTGGAAGTGAAAGATACAAGATTTAAAATCCCAACTTTAAAATTCCCTAAATTTGGAGCAGTTGCTCCAATCGTCACAGTAGAGTTACCTGATGTGGACAAGGATATCAAACTTCATGGAACTGAAAGTCCAGAACCCAAGCTGTCAATATCAGGAAAAGTACATGAAGTTGACTTTGAAAAACAGAGTGACTTTAAAAAATCTAGTGTTAAGATCCCATCTATAGATGTGGATGTGAAGACTAAAGGACTTGAACTGGAGGGGCAAGGAAGCAAGTTTAAACTGCCAAATCAGGGAATTTCATTAACAAAAGTAAAAGGTCCTGAGATAGATTTAGGTGTATCGAAGAAAGACATAGATGTCACTTTACCAGAGACCAACATGGAGATCCAACCACCTGATGTTGAACTCAAAGTGTCTTCTGGTGAAGTTCAAATGCCTGAGCGAGCTGCTACAGAGATTGATGTGAAAGTGAAAAAGCCACGGATTTCATTTCCAGGGCTTGGATTTTCAAAACCTGAAGTATGTGAGGTTGATGTCAGTCTTCCAAAGGTGAATATTTCTCTTCCAGAAGGAAATGTGGGGGTCAAAAAGTCAGAGGTGGAAATGACAGCTCCAGAGATTCAAGTTGAAATGAAACATGATATTGAGCTTGAGGGACAAGGAAGTAAGTTCAAACTACCCAAATTTGGAATCTCAATGCCAAAGGTAAAAGGTCCTGAGATTGATTTAGGTTTATCAAAGAAAGTCATAGATGTCACTTTACCAGAGGACAAAGTGGAGGTCCAACCACCTGATGTTGAAATCGAAGTGCCTTCTGGTCAAGTTCAAATGCCAGAGGGAGCTGCTACAGAGATTGATGTGAAAATGAAGAAGCCCCGGAAGTCATTTGGATGGTTTTCAAAACCAGAAGTGAAAGCACCGGAGGTTGATGTCAGTCTTCCAAAGGTGGGCATTTTGCTTCCAGAAGGAAAGGTAAAGTTCAAAGAGCCAGAGGTGGAATTTAAAGCTCCAGAGAGTCAAGTTGAAGTGGAACATGATATTGAGCTTCATGGACAAGGAAGTATGTTCAAACTACCTAAATTTGGAATCTCATTGCCGAAGGTGAAAGGTCCTGAATTTGACTTAAGTATCTCAAAGACAGATGTAGATGTCAACTTACCAGAGAGAAGAGCAGTCCAACTACCTGATGTTGAAGTTGGAGTGCCCTCTGTTAAAGTTGAAAAACCAGAAGCAGTTTCTAAAGATATTGATGTGAAATTGAAAAAGCCCCGAATGTCATTCCCCAAATTTGGATTTTCAAAACCAGAAGTTAAAGCACCCGAGGTTGATGTCAGTCTTCCAGAGGTGGATATTTCTCTTCCAGAAGAAAATGTGGAGGTCAAAGAGCCTGAGATGGAAATTGAAGCTCCAGAGATTCAAATTGAGGTGAAAGATACTGTAGGCTCCCCCTCAAGATTCAAAATGCCAACTTTAAAATTCCCTCAATTTGGAGCAGCTGCTCCAAACATCACAGTAGAGGTACCTGATGTGGACAAGGACGTCAAGGTTCATGGATCTGAAATTCCAGAACTCAAACTAACAATGTCAGCAATTAACATTGAAAAGCCAAGTGTTGACCTTAAAGGTCCATCTATAGATGTGGATGTGAAGAGCAAAATACTTGACATTGTCACTTTACCAGAGGCCAGCGTGGAGGTCCAACCACCTAGCACTGAACTCAAAGTGCCTTCTGGTAAAGGTGAAATTCCTGAGGGAGTTGCTAcagaaattgatgtaaaaatgagAAAGCCCCGGATGTCATTTGGATGGTTTTCAAAACCAGAAGTGAAAGCACCAGAGGTTGATGTCAGTCTTCCAAAGGGGGACATTTCTCTTCCAGAGGAAAAGGTGGAGGTCAAAGAGTCAGAGGTGGAAATTAAAGCTCCAGAAATTCAAGTTGAAATGAAACATGGAATTGAGCTTGAGGGACAAGGAAGTAAGTTCAAACTACCAAAATTTGGAATCTCATTGCCGAAGGTTAAAGGTCCTGAATTTGACTTAAGTATCTCAAAGACAGGTGTAGATGTCAACTTACCAGAGAGAAGAGCAGACCATCTACCTGATTTTGAAGTAGGAGTGCCCTCTGTTGAAGTTGAAATACCAGAAGCAGTCTCTAAAGACATTGATGTGAAATTGAAAAAGCCCCGAATGTCATTCCCCAAATTTGGATTTTCAAAACCAGAAGTTAAAGCACCTGAGGTTGATGTCAGTCTTCCAGAGGTGGATATTTCTCTTCCAGGAGAAAATGTGGAGGTCAAAGAGCCTGAGATGGAAATTGAAGCTCCAGAGATTCAAGTTGAGGTGAAAGATACCGTAGGCTCCACCTCAAGATTCAAAATGCCAACTTTAAAATTCCCTCAATTTGGAGCAGCTGCTCCAAACATCACAGTAGAGGTACCTGATGTGGACAAGGACGTCAAGGTTCATGGATCTGAAATTCCAGAACCCAAACTGACAATGTCAGCAATTAACATTGAAAAGCCAAGTGTTGACCTTAAAGGACCATCTATAGATGTGGATGTGAAGAGCAAAAGACTTGACATTGTCACTTTACCAGAGGCCAGCGTGGAGGACCAACCACCTAGCACTGAACTCAAAGTGCCTTCTGGTAaaggtgaaatccctgagggAGTTGCTAcagaaattgatgtaaaaatgagAAAGCCACGGATGTCATTTGGATGGTTTTCAAAACCAGAAGTGAAAGCATCGGAGGTTGATATCAGACTTCCAAAGGGGGACATTTCTCTTCCAGAGGTAAAGGTGGAGGTCAAAGAGTCAGAGGTGGAAATTAAATCTCCAGAAATTCAAGTTGAAATGAAACATGGAATTGAGCTTGAGGGACAAGGAAGTAAGTTCAAACTACCAAAATTTGGAATCTCATTGCCGAAGGTTAAAGGTCCTGAATTTGACTTAAGTATCTCAAAGACAAATGTAGATGTCAACTTACCAGAGAGAAGAGCAGACCGTCTACCTGATGTTGAAGTAGGAGTGCCCTCTGTTGAAGTTGAAATACCAGAAGCAGTCTCTAAAGGCATTGATGTGAAATTGAAAAAGCCCAGAATGTCTTTCCCCAAATTTGGATTTTCAAAACCAGAAGTTAAAGCACCCGAGGTTGATGTCAGTCTTCCAGAGGTGGATATTTCTCTTCCAGAGGAAAGGGTGGAGGTCAAAGAGCCTGAGGTGGAAATTGAAGCTCCAGAGATTCAAATTGAGGTGAAAGATACTGTAGGCTCCCCCTCAAGATTCAAAATGCCAACTTTAAATTTCCCTCAATTTGGAGCAGCTGCTCCAAATATCACAGTAGAGGTACCTGATGTGGACAAGGATGTCAAGGTTCATGGATCTGAAATTCCAGAGCTCAAACTGACAATGTCAGCAATTAACATTGAAAAGCCAAGTGTTGACCTTAAAGGTCCATCTATAGATGTGGATGTGAAGAGCAAAATACTTGACATTGTCACTTTACCAGAGGCCAGCGTGGAGGTCCAACCACCTAGCACTGAACTCAAAGTGCCTTCTGGTAAATGTGAAATTCCTGAGGGAGTTACTAcagaaattgatgtaaaaatgagAAAGCCACGAATGTCATTTGGATGGTTTTCAAAACCAGAAGTGAAAGCACCGGATGTTGATGTCAGTCTTCCAAAGGGGGATATTTCTCTTCCAGAGGTAAAGGTGGAGGTCAAAGAGTCAGAGGTGGAAATTAAATCTCCAGAAATTCAAGTTGAAATGAAACATGGAATTGAGCTTCAGGGACAAGGAAGTAAGTTCAAACTACCAAAATTTGGAATCTCATTGCCGAAGGTTAAAGGTCCTGAATTTGACTTAAGTATCTCAAAGACAGATGTAGATGTCAACTTACCAGAGAAAAGAGCAGACCAACTATCTGATGTTGAAGTAGGAGTGCCCTCTGTTGAAGTTGAAAAACCAGAAGCAGTCTCTAAAGACATTGATGTGAAATTGAAAAAGCCCCGAATGTCATTCCCCAAATTTGGATTTTCAAAACCAGAAGTTAAAGCACCCGAGGTTGATGTCAGTCTTCCAGAGGTGGATATTTCTCTTCCAGGAGAAAATGTGGAGGTCAAAGCGCCTGAGATGGAAATTGAAGCTCCAGAGATTCAAATTGAGGTGAAAGATACCGTAGGCTCCCCCTCAATATTCAAAATGCCAACTTTAAAATTCCCTCAATTTGGAGCAGCAGCTCCAAACATCACAGTAGAGGTACCTGATATGGACAAGGGCATCAAGGGTCATGGATCTGAAATTCCAGAACTCAAACTGACAATGTCAGCAATGAACATTGAAAAGCCAAGTGTTGACCTTAAAGGCCCATCTATAGATGTGGATGTGAAGAGTAAAACACTTGAAATTGTCACTTTACCAGAGGCCAGCGTGGAGGTCCAACCACCTAGAATTGAACTCAAAGTGTCTTCTGGTGAAGTTGAAATGCCTGAGGGAGCTGCTACAGAAATTGATGTGAAAATGAAAAAGCCACGGATGTCATTTGGATGGTTTTCAAAACCAGAAGTGAAATCACCTGAGGTTGATGTCAGTCTTCCAAAGGTGGATATTTGTCTTCCAGAGGGAAAAGTGGAGGTCAAAGAGCCTGAGGTGGAAATGACAGCTCCAGAGATTCAAGTTGAAGTGAAACATGATATTGAGCTTGAGGGACAAGGAAGTAAGTTCAAACTACCCAAATTTGGAATATCATTGCCAAAGGTAAAAGGTCCTGAGATGGATTTCAGTGTATCAAAGAAAGTCATAGATGTCACTTTACCAGAGAACCAAGTGGAGGTCCAACCACCTGATGTTGATATCGAAGTGCCTTCTGGTGAAATTGAAATGCCCGATGGAGCTGCTACAGGAATTGATGTGAAAATGAAAATACCACAGATGTCATTTGGATTGTTTTCCAAACCAGAAGTGAAACCACCTGAGATTGATGTCAGTCGTCCAAAGGTGGACATTTCGCTTTCAGAGGGAAATGTGGAGGTCAAAGAGCCTGAGGTGGAAATGAAAGCTCCGGAGAGTCAAGTTGAAATGAAACATGAAGATTTATCAGTTGATGGAAAACTAGAAACATCAGAGATGGGATTCAAAATGGCAACATTCAAATTCCCTAAATTTGGCGCAACGTCAAAGGATGTAGTCGATGTCTCTGATACAGAGAAGGATATTAAAGTGCCTGGGGTAGAAATTATAGATCAACTACTTGGAGCTTCATTACAAATTGATTTACCCGAACACGGGGACACAGTTGACATTAAAGGATCTAGAGAAGTACAGCTACATGATGCTGGATCTGAAAGGCCCTCAGTTAAAGGTGGAATGGCAATAGCCGAAGTGTATGTTCATGAAGTTGAAGTTTCAAAACTGACAATTGATGATAAAGGCCATGGTTCCCCCAGCAAAGGTCAAGGCTCGCCTAGTAAATTCAAACTTCCAACCTTTAAAATGCCCAGATTGAGCATTTCAAAATCCAAACCTGAGAATGAACATGATGATATAAATCCAAATGTTATTTTGGAGAATTATGAGATTCAAGTAAAACCACAAGGACCAGAGAAATCACCAAAGTTGACTTTGACAACATTTGGGGAGGTATTAAGAAGCATTGATGTTGAATTTGATGTTCCCAAATTAGAGGAAGTGGAAGAGAAGCTCACAGGCTCAAGGGAAGATATAACAGCCTCAGGGAAAACCAAACTAAATGCTCAAACCAGTGTTGAAACCCAGTCTGTGCATAAAGAGGAAGAAGCCAAAGAAAAATCTAAATTTGGGTGGGTTAAGTTTCCCACATTTGGACTATCTTCTCCTTCAGAATCTGCCAAGATTTTAGAAAAAGACACTTCTGAGAAAGGAGGAAGTGAGAAAAGTCCTGATTCTGTGGAACAAGACGCCAGCTTGACCTTTTCAGTACACTCATCGGATGCTTTTGCAGATATTAGTTCAACAGTCACAAGCGAACAATTTGGTCCACCATTGGCCTCTCCAACCAAAGTCACAGTGAAATATTCTGACTCTATTGCCACTGAGGTACAGGGTGATGTCATCACCTCCACAGCAAGGACAACATTGATTGCCTTTGAACCCTACTTGGCAGATAAAGTCACCATTCCAATGTCCTCCGGAGTTTCCTCCTCATCAGTGGACACCCTAAAATTGGAGTCTGGTACACATGTCAGCACATCCAATATACAAGCAATACCAGACACACAGAAGGCCACACTCTTAACAGATTTTGGATTGCCGACAGGGACCACCGGAGTTTCTTCTGCATCTTGGTCAGTGGACGACACCAACAAAACACAGAGTGATGGGCAAACAGTTATTGAGAGGCATGTAGTTAGGGAAATGTCAGGCACTGACAAGGAAACGGTTTTCATAACCCAAAAAATGACACATGTTTTTGTGGCTGAGCCCATCTCAGATGAAACAGCCTCATCTATCAAACAGATAAAAGACACTATGCAGTCTGAGAAAATTACATTTTTTGATGGGGCTGAATTGGAGTGA